Proteins from a genomic interval of Polaribacter sejongensis:
- a CDS encoding ABC transporter permease codes for MNKEKWLFEITPKNNLFDLNLKEVWEYRDLLMLFVKRDVVTVYKQTILGPLWYLIQPLFTSIVFTLVFNTIANISTGGIPPFLFNLAGVTSWNYFKECLTGTSDTFKKNQAIFGKVYFPRIIMPMSVVVSNLLKFGIQFGILAAFYVYYVLNGSLIRPNIYFLTYPIVILCMALLGLGLGMIISSMVTKYRDLTFLVSFGVQLLMYVSLVSLPYSLFKENDLTWAVDYNPVAHIIEYSRFVMLGEGTVSQFGVIYTLITSVVVFLLGILVFNKTEKSFIDTI; via the coding sequence ATGAACAAAGAAAAATGGCTTTTTGAAATAACGCCAAAAAACAATTTATTCGATTTAAATTTAAAAGAAGTTTGGGAGTATAGAGATTTGTTGATGCTTTTTGTAAAACGAGATGTTGTAACAGTTTATAAACAAACTATTTTAGGTCCATTATGGTATTTAATTCAGCCATTGTTTACTTCTATAGTTTTTACCTTAGTTTTTAATACCATAGCAAATATTAGTACAGGAGGCATTCCCCCATTTTTGTTCAATTTAGCTGGAGTTACAAGTTGGAACTATTTTAAAGAGTGCCTAACCGGTACTTCAGATACCTTTAAAAAGAACCAAGCAATATTTGGTAAAGTATATTTTCCTAGAATTATTATGCCCATGTCTGTGGTGGTTTCTAACTTATTAAAATTTGGAATTCAGTTTGGAATATTAGCTGCTTTTTATGTGTATTATGTTTTAAATGGAAGTTTAATTAGACCGAATATTTACTTTTTAACCTATCCAATAGTAATACTATGTATGGCTTTATTAGGTTTAGGTTTAGGGATGATTATTTCTTCTATGGTCACTAAATATAGAGATTTAACTTTTTTAGTTTCTTTTGGTGTGCAATTACTAATGTATGTTTCTTTAGTAAGTTTACCGTATAGTTTGTTTAAAGAAAATGATTTAACATGGGCGGTAGATTACAATCCTGTAGCACATATTATAGAATATAGCCGATTTGTAATGTTAGGAGAAGGAACTGTAAGTCAGTTTGGTGTTATTTATACTTTAATTACTTCTGTTGTAGTATTTTTATTAGGAATTTTAGTTTTTAACAAAACAGAAAAAAGCTTTATTGATACGATATAA
- a CDS encoding alkaline phosphatase family protein, with amino-acid sequence MKIIKLSSVFFLLMLAACSSEKKEIKTILKDDSNKVFVITLDGLRWQELFSGADSLLVENKEYVGNPKSLKKEFWRESATERREVLLPFIWSEVAKTGQIHGNRWEGSKMNLTNGMHFSYPGYNEILTGKADDARINSNRKIPNPNTTFLEIAEKSDAYKGKVAAFGSWDVFPSIINEERSGLYVNAGFRNAKGSDLSDKEVFLNELQAETPSPWGGVRLDVFTHHYALETIKKKHPKLVFISYGETDDFAHDGEYDAYLKSAQRTDAFIQKLWDFTQQNSFYKGKTTFIITTDHGRGIEPLETWKHHGNSIKDTDQVWVLAFGNEIEAKGEIVSEEQLYTNQVAASVAKLLDLEIITDSIGKPFSFIK; translated from the coding sequence GTGTTCATCAGAAAAAAAGGAAATTAAAACAATATTGAAAGACGATTCTAATAAAGTTTTTGTAATTACTTTAGACGGTTTACGTTGGCAAGAGTTATTTTCTGGAGCCGATTCTTTATTGGTAGAAAACAAAGAATACGTGGGAAACCCTAAAAGTTTGAAAAAAGAATTTTGGAGAGAGTCTGCAACCGAAAGAAGAGAAGTATTACTACCTTTTATTTGGAGCGAAGTTGCTAAAACCGGACAAATACACGGAAACCGTTGGGAAGGAAGTAAAATGAATTTAACCAACGGAATGCATTTTTCGTATCCTGGTTATAATGAAATTTTAACAGGTAAAGCAGACGATGCAAGAATTAATAGCAATCGTAAAATTCCGAATCCGAATACTACATTTTTAGAAATAGCAGAAAAATCGGACGCTTATAAAGGTAAAGTTGCTGCTTTTGGTAGTTGGGATGTTTTCCCGTCTATCATCAACGAAGAAAGAAGTGGTTTGTATGTAAATGCAGGTTTCAGAAATGCAAAAGGATCGGATTTGTCAGATAAAGAAGTTTTCTTAAATGAATTGCAAGCAGAAACTCCGAGTCCTTGGGGAGGTGTTCGTTTAGATGTTTTTACACATCATTATGCTTTAGAAACGATTAAAAAGAAACATCCTAAGTTGGTGTTTATTTCTTACGGAGAAACCGATGATTTTGCACATGATGGAGAATACGATGCGTATTTAAAATCGGCACAAAGAACAGATGCTTTCATCCAAAAACTTTGGGACTTTACGCAGCAAAATTCTTTTTACAAAGGTAAAACCACTTTTATAATTACGACAGATCATGGTAGAGGTATAGAACCTTTAGAAACCTGGAAACATCACGGAAATTCAATAAAAGATACTGACCAGGTTTGGGTACTTGCTTTTGGAAATGAAATTGAAGCAAAAGGAGAAATTGTATCGGAAGAGCAGTTGTATACAAATCAAGTAGCTGCTTCTGTAGCCAAACTTTTAGATTTAGAAATAATAACAGATTCAATTGGAAAACCTTTTTCTTTTATAAAGTAA
- the xerD gene encoding site-specific tyrosine recombinase XerD: protein MKWQNAIRDFQLFLRIERGLSKNTIDSYTRDLEKLMLFLEENEINLTPITIDEESIQQFIYEIAKKVNPRSQARIISGLRSFFDYLIFEDYRETNPTDLIEAPKIGRKLPDTLSEDEINNLISAIDLSHPQGERNRTILETLYSCGLRVSELITLQISDLFFEEGFVRVIGKGNKQRFVPIHYAAQKYISSYIKGIRAHVQPQKGFEDTVFLNRRGKGLTRQMIFIILKNLAIEIDLKKKISPHTLRHSFATHLLKNGADLRAIQQMLGHESITTTEVYVHLDKSYLKEVVETYHPRK, encoded by the coding sequence ATGAAATGGCAAAACGCAATTAGAGATTTTCAACTTTTTTTAAGGATAGAAAGAGGGCTTTCTAAAAATACAATTGATAGTTATACGAGAGATTTAGAAAAACTGATGTTGTTTTTAGAGGAAAACGAAATTAACCTCACTCCTATTACTATTGATGAAGAGTCCATTCAGCAATTTATTTATGAAATTGCTAAAAAAGTGAATCCTAGAAGTCAAGCGCGTATTATTTCTGGTTTGCGTAGTTTTTTCGATTATTTAATTTTTGAAGATTATAGAGAAACCAATCCTACAGATTTAATTGAAGCTCCAAAAATTGGAAGAAAATTACCTGATACCTTGTCCGAAGATGAAATTAACAATCTTATTTCTGCGATCGATTTAAGCCATCCGCAAGGCGAAAGAAACAGAACTATTTTAGAAACCTTGTACAGTTGTGGTTTGCGTGTAAGTGAACTCATTACCCTACAAATTTCTGATTTATTTTTTGAAGAAGGCTTTGTAAGAGTAATCGGAAAAGGAAATAAACAGCGTTTTGTACCGATTCATTATGCTGCTCAAAAATATATTTCGAGTTATATAAAAGGTATTAGAGCACATGTACAGCCACAAAAAGGTTTTGAAGATACTGTTTTCTTAAACAGACGCGGAAAAGGCTTGACCAGACAAATGATTTTTATCATTCTAAAAAACCTAGCTATAGAAATTGATCTAAAGAAGAAAATTAGTCCGCATACGTTACGTCATTCTTTTGCTACACATTTATTAAAAAATGGAGCAGACTTAAGGGCGATTCAACAAATGTTAGGTCATGAAAGTATTACCACAACCGAAGTGTATGTGCATTTAGATAAAAGTTATTTAAAAGAAGTGGTAGAAACCTATCATCCTAGAAAATAA
- a CDS encoding four helix bundle protein: MDHKDLDVWKKSMDLVASIYKLTLNIPDSEKFGLISQMRRSVISIPSNIAEGAARKGDKELIQFIHIALGSLSELETQYLITLRLGFVKVNVEVEELLVTVKKLLLGFKKYLAKK; this comes from the coding sequence ATGGATCATAAAGATTTGGATGTTTGGAAAAAGAGTATGGATTTGGTAGCGTCTATTTATAAATTAACTTTAAATATCCCTGATTCAGAGAAATTTGGTTTAATTAGCCAAATGCGTAGATCCGTTATTTCAATACCATCTAATATTGCGGAAGGAGCAGCTAGAAAAGGAGATAAAGAATTAATACAATTTATTCACATTGCTTTAGGTTCTTTATCAGAACTAGAAACTCAATATTTAATAACACTACGTTTAGGGTTTGTGAAGGTTAATGTAGAAGTAGAAGAATTGTTAGTAACAGTAAAAAAATTATTACTAGGTTTTAAAAAATATTTAGCAAAAAAATAA
- a CDS encoding glycosyltransferase family A protein: MELISIIVPCYNQAQYLDECLQSVLDQTYANWECIIVDDGSQDNTKEVANKWGALDTRFKYIYKLNGGLSSARNSGVSAAKGEFILPLDADDYISVDYLTLAMNQFNLNSNLKLVYSLAQKFGEINSLWELESFSLKKLAETNIVFCSGVYRKKDWINVGGYDVNMIYGLEDWEFWIALLKKGGEVYRINKICFFYRIKTVSMITSLNHSQKKEMIKYINIKHVDFFIEHLGTFYDLNNKINFEKKKTERKLKSKKYVLKLFLQTFFKLNIQIQ, from the coding sequence ATGGAATTGATTTCAATAATAGTACCTTGTTATAATCAAGCGCAATATTTAGACGAATGTTTACAATCTGTTTTAGATCAAACCTATGCAAATTGGGAATGTATTATAGTAGACGATGGTAGCCAAGATAATACAAAAGAAGTTGCTAATAAGTGGGGGGCTTTAGACACAAGGTTCAAATATATTTACAAATTAAATGGAGGTTTGTCATCAGCAAGAAATAGTGGGGTTTCAGCTGCTAAGGGAGAGTTTATTTTACCATTAGATGCTGATGATTATATTTCAGTTGATTATTTGACACTAGCAATGAATCAATTTAATTTAAACTCAAATTTGAAATTAGTATATAGTCTAGCTCAAAAATTTGGAGAAATAAATTCATTATGGGAATTGGAGTCATTTTCTTTAAAAAAGTTAGCTGAAACAAATATAGTTTTTTGCTCAGGAGTGTATCGTAAAAAAGACTGGATTAATGTTGGAGGCTATGATGTAAATATGATTTATGGTCTTGAAGATTGGGAGTTTTGGATTGCATTACTTAAAAAAGGAGGAGAAGTTTATAGAATAAATAAAATATGTTTTTTTTATAGAATAAAAACAGTTTCAATGATTACATCTTTAAATCATAGTCAAAAAAAAGAAATGATTAAATATATTAACATTAAACATGTAGATTTTTTCATAGAACATCTTGGTACTTTTTATGATTTAAATAATAAAATAAATTTTGAGAAAAAAAAAACAGAAAGAAAATTAAAAAGTAAAAAGTATGTGCTGAAACTTTTTCTCCAAACTTTTTTTAAATTAAATATTCAAATACAATAA
- a CDS encoding glycosyltransferase: MLAIVIPYFKLTFFRDTLESLGKQTDKRFKVYIGNDNSPNCPERLLQVCTFDFTYKKFEENLGGISLVKQWERCLQMLEDEKWVMILGDDDVLGENVVEEFYKNITKVEEKNISVVRYATIKINETGEEISKLYKHPVIEKSTDFIFRKSRSSLSEYIFNRSNVDNVKFKDLPLAWYSDLLAVLEFSNFSNVFTINNSLVYVRISGLSISGMKTNTDKKWKARFKYYYYLLHYKKIFFNVEQQKRLLKLYEKSYINNKYRVYYFIKISYTHFICFGMKYYLSFINSIIKSFKIQKN, from the coding sequence ATGTTAGCAATCGTAATTCCTTACTTCAAATTAACATTTTTCAGAGATACTTTAGAATCTTTGGGAAAACAAACTGATAAACGATTTAAGGTTTATATAGGAAATGACAATAGTCCAAATTGCCCCGAAAGGTTATTACAAGTATGTACTTTTGATTTCACATATAAAAAATTTGAAGAAAACTTAGGCGGTATTTCATTGGTAAAACAATGGGAACGCTGCTTGCAAATGTTAGAAGATGAAAAATGGGTGATGATCTTAGGTGATGATGATGTTTTAGGGGAAAATGTTGTTGAAGAATTTTATAAAAATATTACGAAAGTAGAAGAAAAAAATATTAGTGTAGTAAGGTATGCAACTATTAAAATAAATGAAACTGGAGAAGAAATCTCTAAATTATATAAGCACCCTGTAATTGAAAAGTCAACTGATTTTATTTTTAGAAAGAGCCGAAGTTCCTTAAGTGAGTATATATTTAATAGATCTAATGTGGATAATGTTAAATTTAAAGATTTGCCTTTAGCATGGTATTCAGATCTCTTAGCTGTTTTAGAGTTTTCTAATTTTTCTAATGTTTTTACAATAAATAATTCATTAGTATATGTTAGAATTTCAGGCCTTAGTATATCAGGAATGAAAACAAATACAGATAAAAAATGGAAAGCAAGATTTAAGTACTATTATTATTTATTACATTATAAAAAAATATTTTTTAATGTTGAGCAACAAAAAAGATTATTAAAATTATATGAAAAATCATATATTAATAATAAATATAGAGTTTATTATTTTATTAAAATAAGTTATACTCATTTTATTTGTTTCGGAATGAAATATTATCTTTCTTTTATAAACTCAATAATTAAATCGTTTAAAATACAGAAAAATTGA
- the aroQ gene encoding type II 3-dehydroquinate dehydratase: MKLLILNGPNLNLLGKREPEIYGLETFEDYFRKLQLKYKNVELDYFQSNSEGAIIDKLHEVGFSYDGIVLNAGAYTHTSVAIADAISGITTPVVEVHISNVHQRETFRHHSFLSAVCKGVILGFGLKSYDLGVESFL, encoded by the coding sequence ATGAAATTACTGATACTAAACGGTCCCAATTTAAATTTATTAGGAAAAAGAGAGCCAGAAATTTATGGTTTAGAAACTTTTGAAGATTATTTTAGAAAACTACAGCTAAAGTATAAGAATGTAGAATTAGACTACTTTCAGTCTAATAGTGAAGGTGCTATCATAGATAAATTGCACGAAGTTGGTTTTAGTTACGATGGTATTGTTCTAAATGCCGGTGCTTATACGCATACTTCTGTGGCTATTGCAGATGCTATTAGTGGTATAACTACTCCGGTTGTTGAGGTACATATTTCTAATGTTCACCAAAGAGAAACGTTTAGGCATCACTCTTTTTTATCGGCAGTTTGTAAAGGTGTTATTTTAGGTTTTGGGTTAAAGAGTTATGATTTGGGGGTTGAGAGTTTTTTGTAG
- a CDS encoding glycosyltransferase family 2 protein, producing MKTKVITVITINYNNVIGLKKTMKSVFDQTYTNIEYIVIDGGSKDGSKEFIVDNVDKLAYWVSEPDNGIYNAMNKGIAKATGEYLLFLNSGDYLYSEKALFQFKETSSTMPNKDLYYGKINVIATDNENAWIKPYTNDLSFSYFLKDTLPHPATFIKRSCFDVLLYDESLKIVSDWKFFMIGICKFNFSFHYFDKVITTFFLDGISSTNPKLANEEKNQVLLDDFPLFIKDYNKLKNVENELKLLKKQSKIERILRKIYKKIKG from the coding sequence ATGAAAACAAAAGTTATTACTGTAATTACTATTAATTATAATAATGTTATAGGTTTAAAAAAAACAATGAAAAGTGTTTTTGATCAAACCTATACCAATATAGAATACATTGTTATAGATGGAGGTTCTAAAGATGGTAGTAAAGAGTTTATAGTAGATAATGTAGATAAGCTTGCGTATTGGGTAAGTGAACCAGATAATGGTATTTATAACGCCATGAACAAAGGTATTGCTAAAGCTACTGGAGAATATTTGTTGTTTTTAAATAGTGGAGATTATTTATATTCTGAAAAAGCTTTATTTCAGTTTAAAGAAACTTCAAGTACAATGCCAAATAAAGATTTGTATTATGGAAAAATAAATGTCATTGCAACCGATAATGAGAATGCATGGATTAAACCATATACTAATGATTTATCGTTTTCTTATTTTTTAAAGGATACATTACCACACCCTGCAACATTTATTAAAAGAAGCTGTTTTGATGTTTTATTATATGACGAATCTCTTAAAATTGTTTCAGATTGGAAGTTTTTTATGATTGGTATATGTAAGTTTAATTTTTCATTCCATTATTTTGATAAAGTTATAACTACTTTTTTTTTAGATGGTATAAGTAGTACAAATCCAAAATTAGCAAATGAAGAAAAAAATCAAGTTTTGTTAGATGATTTTCCTCTTTTTATTAAGGATTATAATAAACTTAAAAATGTTGAGAACGAATTAAAATTATTGAAAAAACAATCTAAAATAGAGCGAATTTTACGAAAGATTTATAAAAAAATTAAAGGGTAA
- a CDS encoding ABC transporter ATP-binding protein: MSETILKVENVSKQYRLGTLGTGTISHDLNRWWASIRGKEDPYLKVGETNDRSTKATSEYVWALKDINFEVKRGEVLGIIGKNGAGKSTLLKILSKVTGPSTGSIKSRGRIASLLEVGTGFHPEMTGRENVYLNGAILGMTKKEINAKIDEIIEFSGCERFIDTPTKRYSSGMTVRLAFAVAAFLEPDILIVDEVLAVGDAEFQKKAIGKMQDISSEGGRTVLFVSHNMAAVRSLCTRAIVLGNGEVVYIGGTNDAVDHYLNMDTHQVASIIEGINHQSKDILIESISINKQCKNVVYVDEQHSELNVNIKGELLTSKIMDLEVRFYDEKENLQMLYAPGHLNGELINYKKGVFEINEVIKLPNSLTKQELLLDVDITHPNIEFIVKISKHVKVISKGIVGKTGSDFSFKKYGFMILK; encoded by the coding sequence ATGAGTGAAACTATTTTAAAAGTAGAAAATGTATCTAAACAATATCGATTAGGAACTTTAGGAACTGGAACTATTAGCCATGATTTAAATAGATGGTGGGCATCTATAAGAGGAAAAGAAGACCCTTATTTAAAGGTAGGGGAAACCAATGATCGCTCTACAAAAGCAACTTCTGAGTATGTTTGGGCGTTAAAGGATATTAATTTTGAAGTAAAACGAGGAGAAGTTTTAGGTATTATAGGAAAGAATGGAGCAGGGAAATCTACGTTGCTTAAAATTCTATCTAAAGTAACAGGTCCAAGTACAGGAAGTATAAAGTCAAGAGGGAGAATAGCTTCTCTACTAGAGGTTGGTACAGGGTTTCATCCAGAAATGACTGGACGAGAAAATGTTTACTTAAATGGTGCTATTTTAGGGATGACCAAAAAAGAAATTAATGCTAAAATTGATGAAATTATTGAATTCTCAGGTTGTGAGCGTTTTATAGACACACCTACTAAACGTTATTCTAGCGGTATGACGGTTCGTTTAGCATTTGCTGTGGCTGCTTTTTTAGAACCAGATATTTTAATTGTGGATGAAGTGTTGGCTGTTGGTGATGCTGAGTTTCAAAAGAAAGCTATTGGTAAAATGCAAGATATTTCTAGTGAAGGAGGTAGAACTGTTTTGTTTGTAAGTCATAATATGGCTGCAGTAAGGAGTTTATGTACAAGAGCAATTGTGTTAGGAAATGGTGAGGTTGTATATATTGGTGGAACTAATGATGCTGTAGATCATTATTTAAATATGGATACACATCAAGTAGCTAGTATTATAGAAGGTATTAATCATCAAAGCAAAGATATTTTAATAGAAAGTATTTCTATTAATAAACAATGTAAGAATGTTGTTTATGTAGATGAACAACATTCTGAATTAAATGTAAATATAAAAGGAGAATTACTTACTTCTAAGATAATGGATTTAGAAGTACGTTTTTATGATGAAAAAGAAAATTTACAGATGTTATATGCTCCTGGGCACTTAAATGGAGAATTAATAAACTATAAAAAAGGAGTTTTTGAAATAAATGAAGTTATAAAATTACCAAATTCATTAACAAAACAAGAGCTTTTGTTAGATGTTGATATTACACACCCAAACATTGAATTTATAGTTAAAATTTCAAAACATGTAAAGGTTATTTCTAAAGGAATTGTAGGTAAAACGGGATCTGATTTTTCTTTTAAGAAATATGGATTTATGATTCTTAAATAG
- a CDS encoding glycosyltransferase, protein MRIGTNPQRNIKREIKGYNHRIIVPVYIPNMDGYYKDSFDILKVCIDTLLATISKDSAITVVNNGSCKEVIGYLNELFIENKIQDLIHTQKIGKLNSIIKAIKSSSELFITITDADVLFLPNWLPKTIEVFKNFPKAGVVGIVPQFKQFEYLGYNVIYDNLFNNNIKFTKVKNPEDLKNFYKSIGWKDDYNNDYLKYNLTVKSKINSNVKAVIGNGHFIATYKRELFDSDIKFTEYLLGGASEGKYLDRPSVKKDLWRLTTDGNYAYHMGNIIEPWMKDKIDYSLQNEINVDKSNEINEIVKDNFFFYLLKTKLMRLFYKRFKLKFYKKWNLPKELHSTY, encoded by the coding sequence TTGAGAATAGGCACAAACCCGCAAAGAAACATAAAACGAGAAATAAAAGGATACAATCATCGGATAATTGTACCCGTATATATTCCAAATATGGATGGGTATTATAAAGATTCTTTTGATATCTTAAAGGTTTGTATAGACACCTTGTTAGCTACAATTTCTAAAGATTCTGCAATTACGGTTGTTAATAATGGTTCTTGTAAAGAGGTAATAGGGTACTTAAACGAACTATTTATAGAAAATAAAATTCAAGATTTAATTCATACACAAAAAATAGGTAAATTAAATAGTATAATTAAAGCTATAAAAAGTAGTTCAGAACTTTTTATTACCATTACCGATGCAGATGTCTTGTTTTTACCTAATTGGTTGCCTAAAACAATAGAAGTTTTTAAGAATTTTCCAAAAGCAGGTGTGGTCGGAATTGTACCACAATTTAAACAATTTGAATATTTAGGGTATAATGTTATTTATGATAATTTGTTTAATAACAATATAAAATTCACTAAAGTAAAAAATCCGGAAGATTTAAAAAACTTTTATAAAAGTATTGGTTGGAAAGACGATTATAACAACGATTATTTAAAATATAATTTAACTGTAAAAAGTAAAATAAATTCAAATGTTAAAGCTGTAATTGGCAACGGACATTTTATTGCAACCTACAAAAGAGAATTGTTTGATTCTGATATTAAATTTACAGAATATCTTTTAGGAGGTGCAAGTGAGGGAAAATATTTAGATAGACCCTCTGTTAAAAAAGATTTATGGAGATTAACAACCGATGGAAACTATGCGTATCATATGGGAAATATCATAGAACCTTGGATGAAAGATAAAATTGATTATTCTTTACAAAATGAAATTAATGTAGATAAATCAAATGAAATTAACGAAATAGTAAAAGATAATTTTTTTTTTTATTTATTAAAAACTAAATTAATGAGACTTTTTTATAAAAGATTTAAATTAAAATTTTATAAAAAATGGAATCTTCCTAAAGAATTACATTCAACCTATTAA